One window from the genome of Glycine soja cultivar W05 chromosome 12, ASM419377v2, whole genome shotgun sequence encodes:
- the LOC114380245 gene encoding apoptosis-inducing factor homolog A-like isoform X2, translating to MKEYFEITWASLRSMVEPSFAERSVINHRDYFTNGDIVTSNAVNVTETEVLTADGHRIGYDYLVIATGHADPLPKSRRERLNQFKEDNQKIKSAQSILIIGGGPTGVELAGEIAVDFPDKKLTLVHKGARLLEFIGAKAGDKTLNWLKSKNVVVKLEQSVDLNAFTDGQKIYQTSNGETIEADCHFLCIGKPLASAWLKETVLKNDLDGQGRIKVDEKLRVKGRDNIFAIGDITDIPEIKQGFLAQQQAEVVVKNLKVILEGGRECRMETYKPHSAIAIVSLGRKDAVAQLPFLTIGGRIPGFIKSGDLFVGKTRKQMGLNPDIVQA from the exons AT GAAGGAATATTTTGAGATTACATGGGCGAGTTTGAGGTCAATGGTTGAGCCATCTTTTGCAGAGAGGTCAGTGATCAATCACAGAGATTACTTTACCAATGGCGACATCGTTACGTCCAATGCCGTCAATGTTACAGAAACAGAAGTGTTGACTGCAGATGGCCATCGAATTGGCTATGACTATCTTGTTATTGCCACTGGCCATGCAGATCCTCTCCCCAAAAGTAGGAGGGAAAGACTTAATCAGTTCAAAGAAG ACAATCAAAAGATAAAATCTGCTCAATCCATTCTGATTATTGGAGGAGGTCCCACTGGTGTGGAACTTGCTGGAGAGATAGCTGTTGATTTTCCAGATAAGAAACTTACACTAGTGCACAAAGGAGCGAGGCTGCTGGAATTCATAGGGGCAAAAGCTGGGGATAAGACTCTAAATTGGTTGAAATCAAAGAATGTCGTGGTGAAACTAGAGCAATCAGTTGACTTGAATGCATTCACAGATGGACAGAAGATATATCAAACTTCCAATGGAGAGACCATTGAAGCAGATTGTCATTTCTTATGTATAGGGAAACCACTTGCTTCAGCATGGCTTAAGGAAACTGTGTTGAAGAATGACTTGGATGGTCAAGGAAGGATCAAGGTAGATGAAAAATTAAGAGTCAAGGGCAGGGACAACATTTTTGCAATTGGAGATATTACAGATATTCCA GAAATCAAGCAAGGGTTTTTGGCACAGCAGCAGGCTGAAGTGGTTGTGAAGAACTTGAAGGTGATATTAGAGGGAGGAAGAGAATGTAGGATGGAAACTTACAAGCCACATTCAGCAATAGCAATAGTTTCACTTGGGAGGAAAGATGCTGTGGCACAGTTACCATTCTTGACAATCGGTGGAAGAATTCCTGGATTCATCAAGTCTGGAGATTTGTTTGTtggtaaaacaagaaaacaaatgggACTCAATCCAGATATTGTACAAGCTTGA
- the LOC114380245 gene encoding apoptosis-inducing factor homolog A-like isoform X1, with the protein MEIDGNRVVILGGGVAGSVVAKSLQFHAHVTLVDPKEYFEITWASLRSMVEPSFAERSVINHRDYFTNGDIVTSNAVNVTETEVLTADGHRIGYDYLVIATGHADPLPKSRRERLNQFKEDNQKIKSAQSILIIGGGPTGVELAGEIAVDFPDKKLTLVHKGARLLEFIGAKAGDKTLNWLKSKNVVVKLEQSVDLNAFTDGQKIYQTSNGETIEADCHFLCIGKPLASAWLKETVLKNDLDGQGRIKVDEKLRVKGRDNIFAIGDITDIPEIKQGFLAQQQAEVVVKNLKVILEGGRECRMETYKPHSAIAIVSLGRKDAVAQLPFLTIGGRIPGFIKSGDLFVGKTRKQMGLNPDIVQA; encoded by the exons ATGGAAATAGACGGGAATAGAGTGGTAATCCTAGGAGGTGGCGTTGCGGGATCCGTCGTCGCTAAATCTCTTCAATTCCATGCCCATGTCACACTCGTTGATCC GAAGGAATATTTTGAGATTACATGGGCGAGTTTGAGGTCAATGGTTGAGCCATCTTTTGCAGAGAGGTCAGTGATCAATCACAGAGATTACTTTACCAATGGCGACATCGTTACGTCCAATGCCGTCAATGTTACAGAAACAGAAGTGTTGACTGCAGATGGCCATCGAATTGGCTATGACTATCTTGTTATTGCCACTGGCCATGCAGATCCTCTCCCCAAAAGTAGGAGGGAAAGACTTAATCAGTTCAAAGAAG ACAATCAAAAGATAAAATCTGCTCAATCCATTCTGATTATTGGAGGAGGTCCCACTGGTGTGGAACTTGCTGGAGAGATAGCTGTTGATTTTCCAGATAAGAAACTTACACTAGTGCACAAAGGAGCGAGGCTGCTGGAATTCATAGGGGCAAAAGCTGGGGATAAGACTCTAAATTGGTTGAAATCAAAGAATGTCGTGGTGAAACTAGAGCAATCAGTTGACTTGAATGCATTCACAGATGGACAGAAGATATATCAAACTTCCAATGGAGAGACCATTGAAGCAGATTGTCATTTCTTATGTATAGGGAAACCACTTGCTTCAGCATGGCTTAAGGAAACTGTGTTGAAGAATGACTTGGATGGTCAAGGAAGGATCAAGGTAGATGAAAAATTAAGAGTCAAGGGCAGGGACAACATTTTTGCAATTGGAGATATTACAGATATTCCA GAAATCAAGCAAGGGTTTTTGGCACAGCAGCAGGCTGAAGTGGTTGTGAAGAACTTGAAGGTGATATTAGAGGGAGGAAGAGAATGTAGGATGGAAACTTACAAGCCACATTCAGCAATAGCAATAGTTTCACTTGGGAGGAAAGATGCTGTGGCACAGTTACCATTCTTGACAATCGGTGGAAGAATTCCTGGATTCATCAAGTCTGGAGATTTGTTTGTtggtaaaacaagaaaacaaatgggACTCAATCCAGATATTGTACAAGCTTGA
- the LOC114378019 gene encoding apoptosis-inducing factor homolog A-like — MAEKKVVILGGGVAGANLAKTIQHQANVTLIDPKEYFEIPWASLRGLVEPTFAERIVINHREYFKKGDLVVSSAVNITETAVVTADGQQIAYDYLVIATGHTEPIPKTRRERLDQYKGENAKIKSASSVLIVGGGPTGVELAAEIAVDFPDKKVTIVHKGTRLLEYIGTKASSKALKWLKSKKVDVKLEQSVDLSSSSEASKTYQTSNGETIEADLHFLCIGKPLGSTWIRETLLNNDLDADGRIKVDKHLRVKGKSNIFAIGDITDVQEIKQGMYASAHAQVVAKNLKLLIEGGCKEHKLGTYKAQPPISMVSLGRKIAVAQFPFMTVLGRLPGMIKSGDLFVGKTRKELGVEPNVKKS, encoded by the exons ATGGCGGAGAAGAAAGTGGTCATCCTAGGAGGTGGTGTTGCCGGAGCCAACCTTGCAAAAACTATACAACATCAAGCCAACGTCACCCTTATTGATCC GAAAGAATATTTTGAGATTCCATGGGCAAGTTTGAGGGGATTGGTTGAGCCAACTTTTGCTGAAAGGATAGTGATCAACCATAGAGAGTACTTCAAAAAGGGTGACCTTGTTGTATCCAGTGCTGTCAACATAACTGAAACCGCAGTGGTGACTGCAGATGGCCAGCAGATAGCCTATGACTATCTTGTTATTGCCACTGGACACACAGAACCTATCCCCAAAACCAGGAGAGAAAGACTTGACCAATACAAAGGAG AAAATGCAAAGATCAAATCTGCAAGTTCAGTTTTGATTGTTGGGGGAGGTCCAACTGGTGTTGAGCTTGCAGCAGAGATTGCTGTTGATTTTCCTGATAAGAAGGTCACCATAGTGCATAAAGGAACAAGGTTGCTTGAATACATTGGGACAAAAGCTTCAAGTAAGGCTTTAAAGTGGCTCAAATCAAAGAAAGTTGATGTGAAACTAGAGCAATCAGTAGACTTGAGCTCCTCCTCGGAAGCAAGTAAGACATATCAAACTTCAAATGGAGAGACTATAGAAGCAGATCTTCATTTTCTATGCATAGGGAAACCACTTGGCTCAACATGGATTAGGGAAACTCTTCTAAACAATGACTTGGATGCTGATGGAAGGATCAAGGTCGATAAACACTTGAGAGTGAAGGGCAAGAGCAATATTTTTGCAATTGGAGATATTACAGATGTTCAA GAAATCAAACAAGGGATGTATGCAAGTGCTCATGCTCAAGTGGTTGCTAAGAACCTGAAGCTATTGATAGAGGGAGGATGCAAAGAGCATAAGTTGGGAACATACAAGGCACAACCACCAATATCTATGGTTTCACTAGGAAGGAAAATAGCGGTTGCACAATTCCCATTCATGACTGTGCTTGGAAGGCTTCCTGGCATGATCAAGTCAGGAGATTTGTTTGTAGGGAAAACCAGAAAGGAATTAGGAGTCGAACCTAAtgttaaaaaatcttaa